In Anolis sagrei isolate rAnoSag1 chromosome 5, rAnoSag1.mat, whole genome shotgun sequence, the DNA window cgcaatcaaagcaccccctgagcggGGGGAGGGAAATagagttttggaagcaaggaaagtgagggggaaaggatctgggtggcAAGGGAGGCAGTGGGATGCAAGAGAAGGGAGAAGCAGGAAAGaggacagaaaagcttggaggtAGAGGAGGTAGGAAGAGGAGGACAGGAGGGATCCCTTCAGTAtgctttgtggagccccaagggctccgcgAAGCACACTTTGATAATTGCTCTTTTAGGTCAACGtacgagtatatatggtagctgATGCTTTAAAGTCCATCAATTTTACATTATTAGTAAAGATTCTTCtcatttcagtttcagtttgctGATTTGATGGTCATGAGAAATTTGGTGAAGATCAAATAGTTTTGCTCTACAAATTACATATAAAAATattactaatttttaaaaaagtgtaaaAACCTAACAACAAAGCACACACCTTATAAAAATGACTCCCTTTAGCCAATGAATCATGAAAAGCCTGTTTGAGTAAAAAGGACTTTGCTGATGAAAGGGAAGCAAACAGTAGCCAATAGCCACCAAAACGTCTGTTGATCGTATCTTCACTACATGGGTCTGTGATAACAGTGACACTAAAATAAAACTCTCTGAGGATTTGAGGACTCAGAAACAAACTGATAGCTAACAAAATTGTTTCAATAAGAGATTTATGTGTTTCTcagttagtatttcaatggaatcATTTTGAACCTGCTGACCTTTCCAAAGGAAGTCTCACACTATAATAACACAAATGAGATGTACTAATCAAAGCATATGTAACTATAGCCAGATCTGAATTCTGCAGGAACAGTGCAGCTGACACActagtcttaattgtgcaaacacATTCCAGGCCACTAGCAAAACAAGGTTATTGAGGTTGAGTTGAGTTCAGGAatacacccaagctgcaaaccaaGATTTCAGGCAGGTGTAGACTCATCCAACACAAGCTGCATTCTTATTCCCTAGTCTACTTTTTGATCAAGAAATTTCCAACAACAGTTGGTCCACCACATTAGAGATCATGTATAGCTGTCATCACCAAAAGTCATAGTTAGTCTTCTCCACCAATAATTTCTATAATCAAAGCTATACAAGTTGGCAGCCATCACTGCATTTTGCAAAAGTATATGTTATAATTTGGCTATGTGCTTTGTAAAGAAGTACACCGTTCAGATGATTACATGTTCTTGTACATTCATTTCCAGTTTActattaatttgctttaaatattCTACAACACCATTAACCCAAGTCAGCTAAACTCACCCTTAAAAGTCTTCAACATCGAACTGATACCTATTGCTTATACATTTCTGTTAGTCCAATAAGATTTTAACTCATCTACCCAGGAATACTGtccatttttatatgtattatttctgTGAAAAAATGTTTTAGCATTTATTGATCTTCCTcaatattctaaataaatgaTAGATGTAATCTGAACAATCATCCAGACTTTGTCTTCAAGATCAAATAGGAAGTATTTCTATAGCACAACAGTAATTCCCAGGTGCTGTGGACTTTagctgttttggattttagctccCCAAATTCCAAACAGTTGGCcaagctgactagggcttctAGGAATCGAATACCCAACCATCTGGAGGACAAAAGGTAGGGAACTACTGTAGTACAGTATTATGCCACAGGCATAATATATTTGACATCTGCTGACATTTCATTAGATGGACTTAAACTGACAATTATTTCTCAGTTTAAGTCCATTTAATGAAATTTCAGCAGAtgtcaaatatatttttcttcctgCTTCAGAACTCACTTGCTTTAATTACTACATTTGTTTTAAAGTAGAACTTGCTTCTATTCCCCCTATGGCTTACCGTGGAAAGAAATAGCAAGGGTTCATCTCTATAATCTAATCGAGTATATACAAACACTGGGAGAGCATAATCATGTGATGTCATAAAGGAAATCCTCATAGATTCATTCACTCTAAACTGTGAAAAGCGTAATATGTTTTCACTGTTCCCGAGGGATTTCTTGATGCCGATGGAAGGATACAGAGCGGCACTGCTGTTCCACAGCCATGATAGTTCATTGTTCCGCAAAACTTCACTTTCTGGACAAGATCCAGTGTAGTTCTGATCATGGAAATTATAATTGTGGCAGTCAGGATATAAATAGTATCCCCAAAGGCCCTTTGGTCTACTTCTAATTCCCAGCTGAATTGTCTCCTTCATGAAAGCTTTAGCACATTGTTCAAAAGAAAATTTGGCTAAATATTCAAGAGCATTAGCTGATACATTTTGTTGCATTTCAGAAATTAATTTCCTTGACTGTCTCCTATAAATATTTTTTGTGCTCCAGTTGCGTTCCCATTGAGGCCTCCAGTGTTCCCAGTCTATGACTGCTAAGCCTGTAAAATCTTCATCAGGAATGTAGTAATTAATGTCCTGACTAGCTTTTTCCAGATGAGCTTGCAAGCTGAAATTCTGAGGTAAGCCACCATTAACTGGAACGTCCTGTGAAGTGTACCATGGATAATATCCCAGCCTGTTGAAATAAAAGATAGTCACATTTTGTCTTCTTGCTTTGGCAAATGGGCTGCCAATCACATGGAACATGTTCAAGTTAACTGTCACATTGTATCTGATCGAACAGTGATCGGTTGGTGCATTCCAGGCAGCTATAAAAGGCTTCCTTCGGGAGATAGGTAACTGAGCTGGCTTCATGGCAAAAGCAGAACTCCATAAAAAGGTAATCTGTAGCCAAATTGTACAGTGTCCCTGCTGAgtaatagaaaaaaatatttgaatattcaacAGAACACTCATGATAGGAAAAGCTAGTGCAAACATACACCCTAGTTTCACAAGTTCTTCAAAGACATTGTTCCTACTGTTGTTAGTCTAAAAATActgaaatatgtatatgtgtgtggggggggggggggcatatattTAAGCCTCACTTTAATGAGGTATATTCCAGATTCTAACAAAGCTGAAAGAACTAAACATAACTTCAAAAGTTTCATGAAGCTTTaaagacatcccccccccccccacccacccaataTACATATTTCACCTTAATGAAGCAGTtgtgttcctgggcattactCTTGTAACAGACAATTTGATGCAAGAGCcaaaaacaacattgatagaatagaatagattcctactaggcatgtgtgatccattaaaacTGGTTCTAAACTCCTTCCAAAAATAAGGGGcactggcacttcatttctaaagtctttCCAAATTttgggtggtgaaaatttcagaacttaaCAAAACTTACAAATCTTCAGAAGTACTTTATTAATGGCTGTTGCGCATGCTCAATAAGGAAGACACCACTGCcagtggggaaaattcaggggctactatctccttcatttttaaagcCATTGATGTGAAACATTCTACAATGTTAGATCACATTTACCTCCagtagctca includes these proteins:
- the LOC132777180 gene encoding hyaluronidase-4-like is translated as MKPAQLPISRRKPFIAAWNAPTDHCSIRYNVTVNLNMFHVIGSPFAKARRQNVTIFYFNRLGYYPWYTSQDVPVNGGLPQNFSLQAHLEKASQDINYYIPDEDFTGLAVIDWEHWRPQWERNWSTKNIYRRQSRKLISEMQQNVSANALEYLAKFSFEQCAKAFMKETIQLGIRSRPKGLWGYYLYPDCHNYNFHDQNYTGSCPESEVLRNNELSWLWNSSAALYPSIGIKKSLGNSENILRFSQFRVNESMRISFMTSHDYALPVFVYTRLDYRDEPLLFLSTQDLVSTIGESAALGAAGIVVWGDMNLTSSEINCTKVKQFIASELGVYIINVTKAAEVCSWYLCQNNGRCIRRNWKALDYLHLNPHNFQIEISEDQGFTVRGEASSDDLQIMTEKFTCHCYQGFEGANCKEIQTVDGNPGLPRNIVTHGVVVTIHLVSLIFLNH